In one window of Brassica rapa cultivar Chiifu-401-42 chromosome A07, CAAS_Brap_v3.01, whole genome shotgun sequence DNA:
- the LOC103828619 gene encoding PXMP2/4 family protein 2 isoform X1 — MIKLWRWYQRCLTVHPVKTQVISSGFLWGFGDVTAQYITHSTAKPPPPLLRLSDKDKEADKDAEFKVNWKRVAITSMFGLGFVGPVGHFWYEGLDKFIKLKLRYVPKSTRFVAAKVAMDGLIFGPIDLLVFFTYMGYATGKNTSEVKEGLKRDFLPALALEGGAWPLLQIANFRYVPVQYQLLYVNIFCLIDSAFLSWVDQQKDAAWKQWFTTPFLTLKERGGTDGV; from the exons ATGATAAAGCTTTGGAGATGGTACCAGAGATGCCTGACGGTTCATCCAGTGAAAACGCAGGTCATCAGCTCCGGCTTCCTCTGGGGATTCGGCGACGTCACCGCTCAATACATCACTCATTCCACTGCcaaacctcctcctcctcttcttcgtcTCTCC GACAAGGATAAAGAGGCAGACAAAGATGCTGAATTCAAGGTCAACTGGAAGCGAGTAGCTATCACGAGCATGTTTGGGCTTGGTTTTGTCGGACCTGTTGGCCACTTCTG GTACGAAGGGTTGGATAAATTCATAAAGCTGAAGCTTCGATATGTACCAAAGTCAACACGTTTTGTAGCAGCCAAAGTTGCAATGGATGGTCTTATCTTCGGCCCCATAGATCTGCTCGTATTCTTCACATACATGGGTTACGCCACGGGCAAGAACACATCTGAAGTGAAAGAAGGACTCAAGAGGGATTTTCTTCCGGCTCTAGCTCTTGAGGGAGGAGCATGGCCGCTTCTTCAGATCGCTAACTTCAGATACGTTCCCGTGCAGTACCAGCTTCTTTACGTCAACATCTTTTGCCTTATAGACAGCGCTTTTCTCTCGTGGGTCGACCAACAGAAGGATGCAGCTTGGAAGCAATGGTTCACTACTCCGTTTCTAACGCTTAAAGAACGAGGTGGCACTGATGGAGTATGA
- the LOC103828619 gene encoding PXMP2/4 family protein 2 isoform X2 has protein sequence MSCVFLALHAVGALLPCSQLTFIFGPLDKDKEADKDAEFKVNWKRVAITSMFGLGFVGPVGHFWYEGLDKFIKLKLRYVPKSTRFVAAKVAMDGLIFGPIDLLVFFTYMGYATGKNTSEVKEGLKRDFLPALALEGGAWPLLQIANFRYVPVQYQLLYVNIFCLIDSAFLSWVDQQKDAAWKQWFTTPFLTLKERGGTDGV, from the exons ATGTCTTGTGTGTTTTTAGCTCTCCATGCTGTTGGTGCACTACTTCCTTGTTCACAACTCACTTTTATTTTTGGTCCATTG GACAAGGATAAAGAGGCAGACAAAGATGCTGAATTCAAGGTCAACTGGAAGCGAGTAGCTATCACGAGCATGTTTGGGCTTGGTTTTGTCGGACCTGTTGGCCACTTCTG GTACGAAGGGTTGGATAAATTCATAAAGCTGAAGCTTCGATATGTACCAAAGTCAACACGTTTTGTAGCAGCCAAAGTTGCAATGGATGGTCTTATCTTCGGCCCCATAGATCTGCTCGTATTCTTCACATACATGGGTTACGCCACGGGCAAGAACACATCTGAAGTGAAAGAAGGACTCAAGAGGGATTTTCTTCCGGCTCTAGCTCTTGAGGGAGGAGCATGGCCGCTTCTTCAGATCGCTAACTTCAGATACGTTCCCGTGCAGTACCAGCTTCTTTACGTCAACATCTTTTGCCTTATAGACAGCGCTTTTCTCTCGTGGGTCGACCAACAGAAGGATGCAGCTTGGAAGCAATGGTTCACTACTCCGTTTCTAACGCTTAAAGAACGAGGTGGCACTGATGGAGTATGA
- the LOC103828621 gene encoding uncharacterized acetyltransferase At3g50280 isoform X2: protein MLFWEFNGWRLWENVRWIGRNRSLLFHKPDPETHLISRLKTSLSTALDIYFPFSGRLVKEENLEDNTMLFYIDCDERGSSGAKFIHAESKSLSVSDILQPDGSVPDFMSHFFPSVDVKSINGLTEPLLALQVTEIKDGVFISFGYNHMVADGASIWSFFNTWSKICSDDSDNLKNHNPLKLRGWFLDGISFPICVPASETVVPSPRQETSLRPTSNERVFHFTKRNLSNLKAKANNEAGSSDLIISSLQALSAHLWRSIIRHSGMSGEEETHCKLTVDMRQRLNPPLEKECFGNLILLGVATVTVGELLDNQMGWAASQINKMVRSQTDEKFKTFAKNCVRDVKILEKGCGNPKVFDSVVMSSSPWFDVYGNDFGWGKPIAARAGPGNSMRGKLVLFQGVEEGSIDVHATLCSHLLLKLLADVEFLENVTIT, encoded by the coding sequence GTCTTCTCTTTCACAAACCCGACCCGGAAACCCATCTCATCTCTCGGTTAAAGACATCTCTTTCAACTGCTTTAGACATCTACTTCCCCTTCTCCGGTCGTCTTGTCAAAGAGGAGAATCTTGAAGACAACACTATGTTGTTTTACATCGACTGTGACGAGCGCGGCTCATCTGGTGCTAAGTTCATCCATGCCGAATCCAAATCATTGTCGGTGAGTGACATTCTTCAGCCTGATGGCTCTGTTCCAGATTTCATGAGTCATTTCTTCCCATCAGTCGACGTTAAAAGCATCAACGGCCTCACGGAGCCCTTGCTTGCGCTGCAAGTCACCGAGATAAAAGATGGTGTTTTCATCAGTTTCGGTTATAATCACATGGTAGCTGATGGAGCTTCCATTTGGAGTTTCTTTAATACTTGGTCCAAGATATGCTCTGATGATTCCGACAATCTGAAGAACCACAACCCTCTTAAACTCAGAGGATGGTTCCTTGACGGGATCAGTTTCCCGATATGTGTTCCAGCTTCAGAGACGGTGGTCCCTTCTCCAAGACAAGAAACTTCTTTGCGTCCCACTTCGAATGAAAGAGTGTTTCACTTCACAAAAAGGAATCTTTCAAATCTCAAAGCCAAAGCCAACAACGAAGCTGGCTCCAGCGACCTGATTATATCGTCCTTACAAGCGCTTTCTGCACATTTATGGAGGTCCATAATCAGACACAGTGGTATGAGCGGAGAAGAAGAAACGCATTGCAAATTAACCGTTGATATGAGGCAGAGACTAAACCCTCCGCTTGAGAAAGAGTGTTTCGGAAACTTGATCCTCCTGGGGGTAGCTACGGTCACGGTTGGGGAACTGCTGGATAATCAGATGGGCTGGGCTGCTtcgcaaataaataaaatggtgCGCTCGCAAACGGATGAAAAGTTCAAAACTTTTGCAAAGAATTGTGTCAGAGACGTAAAGATACTAGAAAAAGGTTGTGGGAATCCAAAGGTTTTTGATTCTGTGGTTATGTCGAGCTCTCCTTGGTTTGATGTGTATGGAAACGATTTCGGTTGGGGTAAGCCGATTGCAGCTAGAGCTGGACCCGGAAATAGTATGAGAGGCAAGCTTGTGCTTTTTCAGGGGGTTGAAGAAGGAAGTATTGATGTTCATGCGACCTTATGTTCTCATTTGCTTCTGAAGTTATTGGCTGATGTTGAATTTTTAGAGAATGTGACCATTACTTGA
- the LOC103828621 gene encoding uncharacterized acetyltransferase At3g50280 isoform X1, whose product MADVTVISSSIVRPQNLNQSSRTKIHLTPFDLKLLYVDYPQRGLLFHKPDPETHLISRLKTSLSTALDIYFPFSGRLVKEENLEDNTMLFYIDCDERGSSGAKFIHAESKSLSVSDILQPDGSVPDFMSHFFPSVDVKSINGLTEPLLALQVTEIKDGVFISFGYNHMVADGASIWSFFNTWSKICSDDSDNLKNHNPLKLRGWFLDGISFPICVPASETVVPSPRQETSLRPTSNERVFHFTKRNLSNLKAKANNEAGSSDLIISSLQALSAHLWRSIIRHSGMSGEEETHCKLTVDMRQRLNPPLEKECFGNLILLGVATVTVGELLDNQMGWAASQINKMVRSQTDEKFKTFAKNCVRDVKILEKGCGNPKVFDSVVMSSSPWFDVYGNDFGWGKPIAARAGPGNSMRGKLVLFQGVEEGSIDVHATLCSHLLLKLLADVEFLENVTIT is encoded by the coding sequence ATGGCAGATGTGACTGTAATTTCTTCAAGCATTGTTCGACCCCAAAACCTAAACCAATCTAGTCGAACAAAGATCCATCTCACTCCATTTGATCTCAAGCTTCTTTACGTTGATTATCCTCAAAGAGGTCTTCTCTTTCACAAACCCGACCCGGAAACCCATCTCATCTCTCGGTTAAAGACATCTCTTTCAACTGCTTTAGACATCTACTTCCCCTTCTCCGGTCGTCTTGTCAAAGAGGAGAATCTTGAAGACAACACTATGTTGTTTTACATCGACTGTGACGAGCGCGGCTCATCTGGTGCTAAGTTCATCCATGCCGAATCCAAATCATTGTCGGTGAGTGACATTCTTCAGCCTGATGGCTCTGTTCCAGATTTCATGAGTCATTTCTTCCCATCAGTCGACGTTAAAAGCATCAACGGCCTCACGGAGCCCTTGCTTGCGCTGCAAGTCACCGAGATAAAAGATGGTGTTTTCATCAGTTTCGGTTATAATCACATGGTAGCTGATGGAGCTTCCATTTGGAGTTTCTTTAATACTTGGTCCAAGATATGCTCTGATGATTCCGACAATCTGAAGAACCACAACCCTCTTAAACTCAGAGGATGGTTCCTTGACGGGATCAGTTTCCCGATATGTGTTCCAGCTTCAGAGACGGTGGTCCCTTCTCCAAGACAAGAAACTTCTTTGCGTCCCACTTCGAATGAAAGAGTGTTTCACTTCACAAAAAGGAATCTTTCAAATCTCAAAGCCAAAGCCAACAACGAAGCTGGCTCCAGCGACCTGATTATATCGTCCTTACAAGCGCTTTCTGCACATTTATGGAGGTCCATAATCAGACACAGTGGTATGAGCGGAGAAGAAGAAACGCATTGCAAATTAACCGTTGATATGAGGCAGAGACTAAACCCTCCGCTTGAGAAAGAGTGTTTCGGAAACTTGATCCTCCTGGGGGTAGCTACGGTCACGGTTGGGGAACTGCTGGATAATCAGATGGGCTGGGCTGCTtcgcaaataaataaaatggtgCGCTCGCAAACGGATGAAAAGTTCAAAACTTTTGCAAAGAATTGTGTCAGAGACGTAAAGATACTAGAAAAAGGTTGTGGGAATCCAAAGGTTTTTGATTCTGTGGTTATGTCGAGCTCTCCTTGGTTTGATGTGTATGGAAACGATTTCGGTTGGGGTAAGCCGATTGCAGCTAGAGCTGGACCCGGAAATAGTATGAGAGGCAAGCTTGTGCTTTTTCAGGGGGTTGAAGAAGGAAGTATTGATGTTCATGCGACCTTATGTTCTCATTTGCTTCTGAAGTTATTGGCTGATGTTGAATTTTTAGAGAATGTGACCATTACTTGA